Proteins encoded by one window of Nocardia goodfellowii:
- the uraH gene encoding hydroxyisourate hydrolase, whose protein sequence is MSAITTHVLDTALGKPGAGVPVRLEFIKDGEPVLLARAVTDADGRVGDFGPDELETGRYRLVFDVAAYAAGTGQDCFFPEAVITFTPNGPAGSHFHIPLLLSPFAYSTYRGS, encoded by the coding sequence ATGAGCGCGATCACCACGCACGTGCTCGACACGGCACTCGGCAAGCCCGGCGCCGGTGTCCCGGTCCGGCTGGAGTTCATCAAGGACGGCGAGCCGGTGCTGCTGGCCCGAGCGGTCACCGACGCCGACGGCCGCGTCGGAGACTTCGGCCCGGACGAGCTCGAAACCGGCCGATACCGGCTGGTTTTCGACGTCGCCGCCTACGCCGCCGGCACCGGCCAGGACTGCTTCTTCCCCGAAGCCGTCATCACCTTCACGCCGAATGGCCCGGCCGGCAGCCACTTCCACATCCCGCTTCTACTCAGTCCGTTCGCCTACTCCACCTACCGAGGGAGCTGA
- the uraD gene encoding 2-oxo-4-hydroxy-4-carboxy-5-ureidoimidazoline decarboxylase produces the protein MGTTAAFNSTASEQLRPVLLACCDVPAWADAVLAGRPYADLDSLLTVADSAARTFTAEDVDRALAAHPRIGERANGSGVDAKWSRGEQSGVSQDLATAAALMAGNQAYEQRFGRVFLICATGLSAEQILAALQARLGNDDETEAATVAEELRKIAILRLRKAIGEMEVAPA, from the coding sequence TTGGGGACTACGGCAGCGTTCAATTCGACTGCTAGCGAACAACTTCGGCCGGTACTGCTGGCTTGCTGCGACGTTCCGGCGTGGGCCGACGCCGTCCTGGCGGGCCGGCCGTACGCCGATCTGGACAGCCTGCTGACGGTGGCCGACAGCGCCGCCCGCACCTTCACCGCAGAGGACGTCGACCGCGCGCTCGCCGCCCACCCCCGCATCGGGGAGCGGGCGAACGGCAGCGGCGTCGACGCGAAATGGTCGCGCGGCGAGCAGTCCGGTGTCAGCCAGGACCTGGCCACCGCCGCGGCCCTGATGGCCGGCAACCAGGCCTACGAGCAGCGGTTCGGACGGGTCTTCCTGATCTGCGCCACCGGGCTGTCCGCGGAGCAGATCCTGGCCGCCCTGCAAGCCCGCCTCGGCAACGACGACGAAACCGAAGCGGCGACCGTCGCGGAGGAACTGCGCAAGATCGCGATCCTGCGGTTGCGCAAGGCAATTGGAGAGATGGAGGTAGCCCCGGCATGA
- a CDS encoding helix-turn-helix domain-containing protein: protein MTDTYLDPTHPVLVTITPLLDRVGGRLVPPGDCGPDDVPLVWEGATLAAVRFAATDGTAAAAAAADPGTEGGLARLLDAVATELGGSLTDLKRADKQRAVRLLEERGAFSYRKSAETVAEALGVTRFTVYNYLNRTRS from the coding sequence ATGACTGACACGTACCTCGATCCCACGCACCCGGTGCTGGTGACGATCACTCCACTGCTGGACCGGGTGGGTGGTCGTCTGGTGCCGCCCGGCGACTGCGGTCCGGATGACGTTCCCCTGGTGTGGGAAGGCGCCACACTGGCCGCTGTCCGTTTCGCCGCGACCGACGGCACCGCCGCGGCCGCGGCGGCCGCCGACCCCGGCACCGAGGGCGGCCTGGCCCGGCTGCTCGACGCCGTGGCGACCGAACTCGGGGGTTCCCTCACCGACCTCAAGCGCGCCGACAAACAGCGTGCCGTGCGTTTGCTGGAAGAGCGCGGAGCCTTCAGTTACCGCAAGTCCGCGGAGACCGTCGCCGAAGCCCTCGGCGTCACCCGCTTCACGGTGTACAACTATCTGAACCGGACCCGGTCCTGA
- a CDS encoding thiamine-binding protein, producing MWLRAEFTTEPFHGEGDPPPHAAETLAVLEAAGLDCDFGPLGTSVSGPSEKLLDLLRDVLATGFAHGATRVTMQVERDDDD from the coding sequence ATGTGGCTGCGTGCTGAGTTCACCACCGAGCCGTTCCATGGCGAAGGCGATCCGCCGCCACATGCCGCCGAGACCCTCGCCGTGCTCGAAGCCGCCGGTCTCGATTGTGATTTCGGCCCGCTGGGCACCTCGGTGTCCGGTCCGAGCGAGAAGTTGCTGGACCTGCTGCGCGATGTGCTCGCCACCGGTTTCGCCCACGGTGCGACCCGGGTGACCATGCAGGTGGAGCGGGATGACGATGACTGA
- a CDS encoding NCS2 family permease → MQTKPVAEEPPVPRKAWHDRFFRLTERKTTVSREVRGGITTFVAMAYVILLVPLILGGVTDMNGDKLSIAQLTTATAFSAGLSTVLMGLVGNVPLALAAGLGLVPVVAFQAAPHMTWPQAMGLVILMGVIIVIMAATGLRTMIINAIPVALKNAIGVGIGMFIALIGLVSAGVVGHGEATGPPVTLGSGGHLSGWPVVVFAVGLLVMLALFIRKVPGALLISIAIATVVAVIINANATIDPKSWGPVVPETPEKLLAAPDFGLMFNVDLIGGFASAGALTASIVLFTLVLTGFFDAMGTIFGVCDEAELLDEKGTMPGLGKVLTVDGVGQVIGGAAGGAGATVYVESATGVGEGSRTGLTSVVTGGLFIAAIFFTPIAAVVPIQAAAPALVLVGALMMTQARKIDWNDLEVAVPAFLTIALMPFTYSITNGVGAGLIAYVVIKAARGKFKEVHWLLYVVSAVFLAYFGINAIELAFGG, encoded by the coding sequence ATGCAGACAAAGCCCGTCGCGGAAGAGCCGCCGGTACCGAGAAAAGCCTGGCACGACCGGTTTTTCCGACTCACCGAGCGCAAGACCACCGTGTCCCGGGAGGTCCGTGGTGGTATCACCACCTTCGTCGCGATGGCCTACGTCATCCTGCTGGTCCCGCTGATTCTCGGCGGTGTCACGGACATGAACGGTGACAAGCTGTCCATCGCGCAGCTCACCACCGCCACGGCGTTCTCCGCCGGTCTGAGCACTGTGCTCATGGGGCTGGTCGGCAATGTGCCGCTGGCGCTGGCCGCCGGGCTGGGACTGGTCCCGGTGGTCGCCTTCCAGGCGGCGCCGCACATGACCTGGCCGCAGGCCATGGGCTTGGTCATCCTGATGGGCGTGATCATCGTGATCATGGCCGCGACCGGTCTGCGCACCATGATCATCAATGCTATTCCGGTGGCGTTGAAGAATGCCATCGGTGTGGGTATCGGCATGTTCATCGCGCTGATCGGCCTGGTCTCGGCCGGCGTGGTGGGTCACGGCGAGGCCACCGGTCCGCCGGTGACGCTGGGTTCGGGCGGTCACCTCAGTGGCTGGCCGGTGGTGGTTTTCGCGGTCGGCCTGCTGGTCATGCTGGCGTTGTTCATCCGCAAGGTGCCCGGCGCCCTGCTGATCAGTATCGCGATCGCCACCGTGGTCGCGGTGATCATCAACGCCAACGCCACCATCGATCCCAAGTCCTGGGGTCCGGTGGTACCGGAGACGCCCGAAAAGCTCTTGGCCGCACCCGATTTCGGTTTGATGTTCAACGTCGACCTGATCGGCGGCTTCGCCTCGGCGGGGGCGCTGACCGCCTCGATCGTGCTGTTCACCCTGGTGCTGACCGGTTTCTTCGACGCGATGGGCACGATCTTCGGCGTCTGTGACGAGGCCGAACTGCTGGACGAGAAGGGCACCATGCCCGGCCTGGGCAAGGTACTGACCGTCGACGGTGTCGGCCAGGTCATCGGCGGCGCGGCCGGCGGTGCGGGCGCGACGGTGTACGTCGAGTCGGCGACGGGTGTCGGTGAGGGTTCCCGTACCGGCCTGACCAGCGTGGTGACCGGCGGCCTGTTCATCGCCGCGATCTTCTTCACCCCGATCGCGGCGGTCGTCCCGATCCAGGCGGCGGCTCCGGCCCTGGTGCTGGTCGGGGCGCTGATGATGACCCAGGCCCGCAAGATCGACTGGAACGATCTGGAGGTGGCGGTTCCCGCCTTCCTGACCATCGCGCTGATGCCGTTCACCTACTCCATCACCAACGGTGTGGGTGCCGGCCTGATCGCCTACGTGGTGATCAAGGCGGCGCGCGGAAAGTTCAAGGAAGTGCATTGGCTGCTGTATGTGGTCAGTGCGGTCTTCCTCGCCTACTTCGGCATCAACGCCATCGAACTGGCCTTCGGCGGCTGA
- a CDS encoding 8-oxoguanine deaminase has translation MKTVIENAYIAPVAGPEIPSGYLVAENGLITALGSGPAPRIEGAERVNGTGCLVTPGLVNTHHHLYQWASQGLFQDATLFEWLTGLYQIWARMDADVVYGAAAAGLGWLALTGCTTSSDHHYLFPKGRGDLFDAEIRAARELGIRFHPCRGSMDRGQSDGGLPPDEVVESRDDILAHTAEVIDTYHDPSFDSMLRVAVAPCSPFSVTAELMTESAALAREKGVRLHTHLAETLDEEEHCKEQMGCTPVEYMGKLGWLGDDVWFAHAVHLHDADIRRFAETGTGSAHCPTSNARLGAGIARVTDLIAAGAPVGLGVDGAASSELTSMAGEMRQAMLFQRAVRGPKALTARQALELGTLGGARNLGRQNEIGSLEVGKLADIAIWRVDGFRSAVADPVCALVFGPTPPLARLIVGGHTVVENGELRTVAHDATGRAGADARKRLLQEGTR, from the coding sequence ATGAAGACTGTCATCGAAAACGCCTACATCGCCCCGGTCGCCGGCCCGGAGATACCCTCCGGATACCTGGTGGCGGAGAACGGCCTGATCACCGCGCTGGGCTCCGGCCCGGCGCCGCGGATCGAAGGCGCCGAACGCGTCAACGGCACCGGCTGCCTGGTCACGCCGGGCCTGGTCAACACCCATCACCACCTGTACCAGTGGGCCAGCCAGGGTCTGTTCCAGGACGCCACCCTGTTCGAATGGCTGACCGGGCTCTACCAGATCTGGGCGCGGATGGACGCCGACGTCGTCTACGGCGCCGCCGCGGCGGGGCTGGGCTGGCTCGCGCTGACCGGCTGTACCACCAGCAGTGACCACCACTATCTCTTCCCCAAGGGGCGCGGTGATCTGTTCGACGCCGAGATCCGTGCCGCCCGGGAGCTGGGCATCCGCTTCCATCCGTGCCGCGGTTCGATGGACCGCGGGCAGTCCGACGGCGGCCTGCCGCCGGACGAGGTCGTGGAGAGCCGCGACGACATCCTCGCGCACACCGCCGAGGTCATCGACACGTATCACGATCCGTCCTTCGATTCGATGCTGCGGGTCGCGGTCGCGCCGTGCTCGCCGTTCTCGGTGACCGCCGAGCTGATGACCGAGTCCGCCGCGCTGGCCCGCGAAAAAGGCGTGCGCCTGCACACCCACCTCGCCGAAACGCTGGACGAGGAAGAGCACTGCAAAGAGCAGATGGGCTGCACCCCGGTCGAATACATGGGCAAGCTGGGCTGGCTCGGTGACGACGTGTGGTTCGCGCACGCGGTGCATCTGCACGACGCCGACATCCGCCGTTTCGCCGAAACCGGCACCGGCTCGGCGCACTGCCCGACCTCCAACGCGCGCCTCGGCGCCGGTATCGCCCGCGTCACCGACCTGATCGCCGCGGGCGCCCCGGTCGGCCTCGGGGTCGACGGCGCGGCCTCCAGCGAATTGACGTCCATGGCCGGGGAGATGCGCCAGGCCATGCTCTTCCAGCGCGCCGTGCGCGGCCCGAAGGCCCTCACCGCCCGGCAGGCCCTGGAGCTCGGCACGCTCGGTGGTGCCCGAAACCTGGGCCGCCAGAACGAGATCGGATCGCTGGAGGTCGGCAAGCTCGCCGACATCGCCATCTGGCGGGTCGACGGCTTCCGCTCCGCCGTCGCGGATCCGGTGTGCGCCTTGGTTTTCGGTCCGACACCGCCGTTGGCTCGTCTGATCGTCGGCGGGCACACCGTCGTCGAGAACGGCGAGCTGCGCACCGTGGCCCACGATGCGACCGGCCGAGCCGGGGCCGATGCCCGGAAACGCCTGCTGCAGGAGGGAACTCGATGA
- a CDS encoding PucR family transcriptional regulator — MRLRSLLTMTALGLELLTGEEDLDRFVRWVVTTDLLDPSRYLSGGELVLSGLQWRDSPADSETFVGALARAGVAGLAAGDARYGGVPEDIVEACRRHRIPLFRVQENVAFATVTEQITRNLSTGRAADLSAVLDRHRQLVAGSGLGSVLDLIERDLGMSCWVMSSTGRVVAGSVAPPEGVTAAFLNARRLPLVERENGSPHSIFAVDEYSTSRVADWFLVFQGDCTEWSEERRALPGELAAVVSLERARQDDRQSAEGRLAQELIELIVSDAKPAEIISRLELTGLGPGETYIAVAAASEGDTLRPGELRVLLREILYGRRPAAGVVDGEAIALIPARSSILDEIQLALSELAPALGESRLSVGVSGVVDGEGLRGAVEEARYARRMAGRSEHQASVVGHDQLATHMLLLASVPDEVRRMFRTRLLDPLSNYDQDNRADLVHTLETFLQSSGSWTKSAELLHVHVNTLRYRIQRIEELTGRDLSRLEDRVDFFLALALR, encoded by the coding sequence GTGCGATTACGTTCCCTGCTCACCATGACGGCCCTCGGTCTCGAACTCCTCACCGGGGAGGAAGACCTGGACCGCTTCGTGCGCTGGGTGGTAACCACCGACCTGCTCGACCCCAGCCGCTACCTCTCCGGCGGCGAACTCGTGCTCTCCGGCCTGCAGTGGCGCGACAGCCCCGCCGACAGCGAAACCTTCGTCGGCGCCCTCGCCCGAGCCGGCGTCGCGGGGCTGGCCGCCGGTGACGCGCGCTACGGCGGCGTGCCCGAGGACATCGTCGAGGCCTGCCGCCGGCACCGGATCCCGCTGTTCCGGGTCCAGGAGAACGTCGCGTTCGCGACGGTGACCGAGCAGATCACCCGCAACCTGTCCACCGGACGGGCGGCCGACCTGAGCGCGGTGCTGGACCGGCACCGCCAGCTCGTGGCGGGCAGCGGGCTCGGGTCGGTGCTGGATCTGATCGAACGCGATCTCGGTATGAGCTGCTGGGTGATGTCCTCGACCGGGCGCGTGGTCGCCGGGTCGGTCGCACCGCCCGAGGGCGTGACCGCGGCGTTTCTCAACGCCCGCCGACTACCCCTGGTGGAACGCGAGAACGGTTCGCCCCATTCGATTTTCGCGGTCGACGAGTACAGCACCTCGCGAGTCGCGGACTGGTTCCTGGTATTCCAGGGCGACTGCACCGAGTGGTCCGAGGAACGGCGCGCGCTACCCGGCGAGCTCGCCGCCGTCGTCTCACTCGAGCGGGCCCGACAGGACGACCGGCAGAGCGCCGAAGGACGGCTCGCCCAGGAGCTGATCGAGCTCATCGTCTCCGATGCCAAACCGGCGGAGATCATCTCGCGCCTGGAACTGACCGGCCTCGGCCCCGGTGAGACCTACATCGCGGTCGCCGCGGCGTCCGAGGGCGACACCCTGCGGCCCGGCGAACTTCGCGTCCTGTTACGCGAAATCCTTTACGGCAGAAGGCCGGCCGCCGGAGTGGTCGACGGCGAGGCGATCGCGCTGATCCCGGCGCGCAGCTCGATCCTGGACGAAATCCAGCTCGCCCTCAGCGAATTGGCGCCCGCACTGGGTGAGAGCCGGCTCTCCGTCGGCGTCAGCGGGGTCGTCGACGGCGAAGGTCTGCGCGGCGCGGTCGAGGAGGCCCGGTACGCCCGCCGCATGGCCGGCCGCAGCGAACACCAGGCGAGTGTCGTCGGGCATGACCAGCTCGCCACCCACATGCTGCTGCTCGCCAGCGTGCCCGACGAAGTGCGGCGCATGTTCCGGACCCGGCTGCTCGACCCGTTGAGCAACTACGACCAGGACAATCGCGCCGATCTGGTGCACACGCTGGAGACGTTCCTGCAGTCGTCGGGATCGTGGACGAAGTCCGCCGAGTTGCTGCACGTGCACGTGAATACGCTGCGGTATCGGATTCAGCGGATCGAGGAACTGACCGGACGCGACCTGTCGCGGCTCGAGGATCGGGTCGACTTCTTCCTGGCGCTCGCGCTGCGCTGA
- a CDS encoding low temperature requirement protein A — protein sequence MTEHAISGWTWRHRMTPRRPDEPHRAATPLELLLDLCFVVAVAQVALRLEHALAEGHFAAGILSYFMVFFAIWWAWMNFSWFASAFDTDDVPYRLSTLLVMTGVLLLAAGVPRAFDDGDFAIVFVGYLVMRVGLVAQQLRAARAHPLARAAMLRYVAGESLAMGGWAVVIFALPGQLRPWGFLVMVVAELLVPPWADRAWRMPWHPHHIAERYGLLTIIVLGETILSATNAFRDALTAAMNTELLLIAAGGLLIVFGMWWVYFSMNAGELLASTPSPYVWGYGHYVIFAAGAAVGAGLSVTIAQVEHHAHVSTTQAGLTVTIPVFCYLLVVWWLMVRPHGANAPYAWTMPLLGSLILAASFTPYPVPAAGVLMALLVGVSIYAHSHRPSN from the coding sequence ATGACCGAGCATGCGATCAGCGGGTGGACCTGGCGGCATCGGATGACGCCGCGCAGGCCGGACGAGCCACACCGGGCGGCGACGCCGCTGGAGCTGTTGCTGGACCTGTGCTTCGTGGTGGCGGTCGCGCAGGTCGCGTTGCGGCTGGAGCATGCGCTGGCCGAAGGGCATTTCGCGGCCGGGATCCTGAGCTACTTCATGGTGTTCTTCGCGATCTGGTGGGCGTGGATGAACTTCAGCTGGTTCGCCTCGGCTTTCGACACCGACGATGTGCCGTACCGGCTGTCCACGCTGCTGGTGATGACCGGGGTGCTGCTGCTCGCGGCCGGTGTGCCGCGCGCTTTCGACGACGGCGACTTCGCGATCGTGTTCGTCGGATACCTGGTGATGCGCGTCGGTTTGGTCGCCCAGCAATTGCGCGCGGCGCGGGCGCATCCGCTGGCTCGGGCCGCCATGCTGCGGTATGTGGCCGGTGAGTCGCTGGCCATGGGCGGCTGGGCCGTGGTCATCTTCGCCCTGCCCGGCCAGCTGCGGCCGTGGGGCTTTCTGGTGATGGTGGTGGCCGAACTGCTGGTGCCGCCGTGGGCGGACCGGGCTTGGCGGATGCCGTGGCATCCCCATCACATCGCCGAACGCTACGGGCTGCTCACCATCATCGTGCTCGGCGAGACAATCCTGTCCGCCACCAATGCTTTTCGGGACGCCCTGACTGCGGCGATGAACACCGAACTGCTGCTCATCGCGGCGGGCGGTCTGCTCATCGTGTTCGGCATGTGGTGGGTCTACTTCTCGATGAACGCCGGTGAGCTGCTCGCGTCTACGCCTTCTCCCTATGTGTGGGGCTACGGCCACTACGTGATCTTCGCGGCGGGGGCCGCGGTCGGCGCGGGGCTGTCGGTCACCATCGCGCAAGTCGAACACCACGCCCATGTGTCGACGACACAGGCCGGTTTGACAGTCACCATCCCCGTCTTCTGCTATCTGCTGGTGGTGTGGTGGCTGATGGTCCGGCCGCACGGCGCGAACGCGCCGTACGCCTGGACCATGCCGCTGCTCGGATCGCTCATTCTGGCGGCGAGTTTCACGCCTTATCCCGTGCCCGCGGCCGGGGTGCTGATGGCGCTGCTCGTCGGGGTGAGCATTTACGCGCACTCGCACCGGCCGAGCAACTGA